The genomic DNA CTTCCATCCGTTTCTTCGACGGCAGAGACGCCAACAAACCCTGGCTCTGTGAAGTCCCTGACCCTCTCACCAAAGTGGCCTGGCAGACACCTGTGGTGGTCAACCCGAAGACATTGAAGCAGGAAAAGCTCACCCAGGGAGATGTGGTTCGCATCGAATCGGAATGGGGCGCCCTGGAAGCTCCGGTATACAGCAGCGTGAGCGTGCACCCGGACGTTCTGCTCATGGCGATAGGCCAGGGGCACAAGAGCTTCGGCCGCTATGCTGCAGGCAAAGGAGTGAATCCCATTTTTCTCCTGCCGCGGGATGCGGAGCCAGACTCGGCTGCACCCCAGTTTACTGTGCCGCTCACTGCACTCACAGCAACCGGGCGCACCATGAGACTGGCCCACACCGACGGCAGTGCCTTCAACACGGCAGAAAAATCGCCCTGTCTGCCACTATCCATGCCGTGAGTCAGCAGGGCGAACAGCAGGTGACCGGCCTGGGAATGTGGGAGTTTCCCCTCACCCTGCCCTTGCCCGAGGGTTACAACAACAAAGTTAGAGACCTCTATCCTTCCCACGAGCACAACGGCTACCGCTGGGCCATGGTGGTGGACCTGGACAGGTGCATCGGCTGTGCTGCCTGCGCTGTGGCCTGCTATGCAGAAAACAACATCGGCATTGTCGGAGAGCAGCAGCTCATCGCGGGCAGAGAAATGGCCTGGCTCCAGGTGCAGCGCTACCAGGATCCAGGACGGCCGGAAAAGGTGATTTTCCTGCCCATGCTCTGCCAGCACTGCGACAACGCCCCCTGTGAATCGGTCTGCCCCGTGTTTGCGCCGCACCACTCTAAGGAAGGGTTGAACAATCAAATCTACAACCGCTGCATCGGCACCCGGTTCTGTTCACAGGATTGTCCCTACAAGGTCCGACGCTTCAACTGGTTCACCTGGCAATGGCCGCCCCCGTTGAACCTGCAACTGAACCCGGATGTAACGGTTCGCAGTAAAGGGGTGATGGAAAAGTGCTCCTTTTGCGTGCAGCGCATCAAGGAGGCGCACAATAGGGCAAAAAATGAGGGTAGGGCCATCAGGGATGGCGAGGTCCAGCCTGCCTGCGTGCAGACCTGTCCCACGGGCGTGTTCACCTTTGGCAACCTCATGGACCCCAACAGCGAGGTCAGCAGGAAAGCAAAGGACAAAAGGGCCTACCAGGTCATGGGCTACCTGAACACCAAACCAGCAGTGATCTACCTGAAAAAAGTGGTCCAGGAAATATGAGCCAAGAGTTCGAACTCTCCTACGGCGAGATTGATTACACGGTTCTCGGCAGCTTGCGGCGGCCTT from Deltaproteobacteria bacterium includes the following:
- a CDS encoding 4Fe-4S dicluster domain-containing protein; translated protein: MWEFPLTLPLPEGYNNKVRDLYPSHEHNGYRWAMVVDLDRCIGCAACAVACYAENNIGIVGEQQLIAGREMAWLQVQRYQDPGRPEKVIFLPMLCQHCDNAPCESVCPVFAPHHSKEGLNNQIYNRCIGTRFCSQDCPYKVRRFNWFTWQWPPPLNLQLNPDVTVRSKGVMEKCSFCVQRIKEAHNRAKNEGRAIRDGEVQPACVQTCPTGVFTFGNLMDPNSEVSRKAKDKRAYQVMGYLNTKPAVIYLKKVVQEI